The Aythya fuligula isolate bAytFul2 chromosome 7, bAytFul2.pri, whole genome shotgun sequence genome has a window encoding:
- the ARL3 gene encoding ADP-ribosylation factor-like protein 3 codes for MGLLSILRKLKSTPDQEVRILLLGLDNAGKTTLLKQLASEDISHITPTQGFNIKSVQSQGFKLNVWDIGGQRKIRPYWRNYFENTDILIYVIDSADRKRFEETGQELAELLDEEKLSGVPVLIFANKQDLLTAAPASEIAEGLNLHTIRDRVWQIQSCSALSGEGVQDGMNWVCKNVNAKKK; via the exons GGTTTACTCTCAATCCTGCGTAAACTGAAAAGCACCCCAGACCAGGAGGTACGGATCCTCCTCTTGGGACTGGATAATGCAGGCAAGACCACACTCCTGAAACAGCTGGCATCGGAGGACATCAGCCACATCACACCAACGCAG GGCTTCAACATCAAAAGCGTACAGTCCCAGGGCTTCAAGCTGAACGTATGGGACATAGGCGGACAGAGGAAGATCAGGCCGTACTGGAGGAActattttgaaaacactgatATCCTT atctATGTCATCGACAGCGCGGATAGGAAGAGGTTTGAAGAAACGGGTCAG GAGCTGGCTGAGCTTTTGGATGAAGAAAAGCTTAGTGGAGTCCCCGTGCTGATATTCGCTAACAAGCAGGATTTGCTGACGGCTGCCCCTGCTTCAGAGATTGCCGAGGGACTGAACCTACACACAATCCGTGACAGAGTCTGGCAGATCCAGTCTTGTTCGGCTCTTTCTGGAGAGGGAGTACAG GACGGCATGAATTGGGTGTGCAAAAATGTCAATgctaagaagaaataa